In Triticum aestivum cultivar Chinese Spring chromosome 5B, IWGSC CS RefSeq v2.1, whole genome shotgun sequence, the following proteins share a genomic window:
- the LOC123110837 gene encoding uncharacterized protein, with translation MKPLSTHAKLQKRESEEIKQGIIDVPDCCSPVAVAEHRGWSPAAPFSTQLLPCMQPPLETTRHHDRRCPSPTSTVLKRLFSLAPTTPSFAMDTTIIAGVENQKVIIMVNQKFKHSNLGAWGQLLIETESKCRDC, from the exons ATGAAGCCGCTGTCAACCCATGCGAAGCTTCAAAAGAG ggaGTCGGAGGAGATAAAGCAGGGGATTATTGATGTGCCTGATTGTTGCTCTCCTGTTGCCGTTGCCGAGCACAGGGGGTGGTCGCCGGCGGCTCCATTCTCGACCCAGCTGCTGCCCTGCATGCAGCCACCCTTGGAGACCACCCGCCACCACGACCGTCGTTGTCCATCCCCTACATCGACGGTGCTCAAGCGGCTCTTCTCACTGGCTCCTACGACTCCCTCATTCGCCATGGATACAACCATCAT TGCAGGTGTGGAGAACCAAAAAGTTATAATAATGGTGAATCAGAAGTTCAAGCATAGTAATCTGGGGGCGTGGGGGCAACTGCTGATAGAGACCGAGTCAAAGTGTCGTGACTGCTGA